From Salvelinus namaycush isolate Seneca chromosome 27, SaNama_1.0, whole genome shotgun sequence, the proteins below share one genomic window:
- the LOC120022619 gene encoding otolith matrix protein OMM-64-like isoform X2 — MLSRTLIVPLIFTLAGLALSAPITDGTEGDNDGAKDGGGPTGSPVVAAAAGDSVGTTDGTDSSKELAGDVSSSDTSTDTSNVDTSVETPGSPDGPDAPAEAAGSQDTTDAADVDKSPEDNSTDSPEDNSTESPEDNSTESPDSDSTESPDSDSKESPESDSTESPESDNTDEALTDVQADSDVTSDDTEEATETDKDDDKSDDKSDSEDADGKDTAGEEEMLDNDSADAATDKDDSDEDKDIELDGKAPAEEKDSAEDTETEEAADSDSKQDDADSDTKDDKPDKDDKKDSTDDSKDSDSSDDHKESSEEEARIPEEEPEHQEIEEKDSESQQDTSEENDKPDKEDEKDSDSSDDSKDSSEADVQFSEEEPKQQEMDMKDRGDVGEQQASPEDNIEEGSPVGSQEFEPLQDSEEEAELESKKEGKLEEAEKEELDAEMNLDTTESDSKEDSKEDSKDDSKEDSKDDSKDDSKDDSKDDSKDDSKEDSKEDSKDDSKDDSKDDSKEDSKEDSKEDSKNEIKDESEDKTEADADSNSKEDIGTSDAPQPQEDDSEEDTEVQPEDTDDSMMKEPKDSDDADKDDMDKDASDSEDDKSESDAEPGADSHKDEVETDEDSDDASESMAKDDDMDDDDDMDGAETMAPDSEAVPADILDQPDQQDYMTQGDSHGADAPAAQS, encoded by the exons ATGCTGTCACG AACGTTGATTGTTCCTTTGATCTTTACTTTGGCTGGTCTTGCTCTCTCAGCCCCCATTACTG ATGGAACAGAGGGAGACAATGATG GTGCCAAAGATGGCGGAGGCCCCACTGGCAGCCCGGTAGTTGCAGCAGCAGCTGGAGACTCTGTAG GGACCACAGATGGGACTGACTCTAGTAAAGAGCTGGCTGGAG ATGTGAGTAGCAGTGATACATCCACAGACACAAGCA ATGTAGATACCAGCGTGGAAACCCCAGGCAGTCCTGATGGCCCTGATGCCCCAG CTGAAGCAGCGGGCAGCCAAGATACAACTGATGCAGCTG ATGTGGATAAGTCTCCAGAAGATAACTCCACAGACTCTCCAGAAGATAACTCCACAGAGTCTCCAGAAGATAACTCCACAGAGTCTCCTGACAGTGACTCCACAGAGTCTCCTGACAGTGACTCCAAAGAGTCTCCTGAAAGTGACTCCACAGAGTCTCCTGAAAGTGACAACACAG ATGAAGCGCTGACAGACGTGCAAGCTGACTCTG ACGTGACCAGTGATGACACGGAGGAGGCCACGGAGACAGACAAAGATGATGACAAGAGTGACGACAAGAGTGACTCAG AGGATGCAGATGGGAAGGATACTGCAGGCGAAGAAGAAATGTTAGATAATGACTCTGCAG ATGCTGCCACAGACAAAGACGATAGTGATGAGGATAAGGACATTGAACTAGATGGTAAGGCCCCTGCAGAAGAGAAGGACAGCGcagaagacacagagacagaggaagcGGCGGATAGCGACAGCAAACAAGACGACGCAGACTCAGACACTAAGGATGACAAGCCAGACAAAGATGACAAGAAAGACAGCACAGATGACAGCAAAGACAGCGACAGCTCAGATGACCACAAAGAGAGCAGCGAAGAAGAGGCCCGGATTCCAGAGGAGGAACCAGAGCACCAGGAAATAGAAGAAAAGGACAGCGAGAGCCAACAGGACACCTCAGAAGAAAACGACAAGCCAGACAAAGAAGATGAGAAAGACAGCGACAGCTCAGACGACAGCAAAGACAGCAGCGAAGCGGATGTCCAGTTCTCGGAGGAGGAACCAAAGCAGCAGGAAATGGACATGAAGGACAGAGGTGACGTGGGGGAACAGCAGGCCAGCCCTGAAGACAACATCGAGGAGGGAAGCCCTGTAGGGAGCCAAGAATTTGAGCCTCTACAGGATTCGGAGGAGGAGGCGGAGCTGGAGTCAAAAAAGGAGGGGAAGCTGGAGGAGGCAGAGAAGGAGGAGCTGGATGCGGAGATGAACCTAGACACAACAGAGTCCGACAGTAAGGAGGACAGTAAGGAGGACAGTAAGGATGACAGTAAGGAGGACAGTAAGGATGACAGTAAGGATGACAGTAAGGATGACAGTAAGGATGACAGTAAGGATGACAGTAAGGAGGACAGTAAGGAGGACAGTAAGGATGACAGTAAGGATGACAGTAAGGATGACAGTAAGGAGGACAGTAAGGAGGACAGTAAGGAGGACAGTAAGAATGAGATTAAGGATGAGAGTGAGGATAAGACTGAGGCTGACGCAGACTCCAACAGCAAGGAGGACATTGGGACCAGCGATGCCCCTCAACCACAAGAAGATGACAGTGAAGAGGACACTGAAGTCCAGCCAGAGGACACTGATGATAGCATGATGAAGGAGCCCAAAG ATTCTGATGATGCTGACAAAGATGATATGGACAAGGATGCCTCTG ACTCGGAGGATGACAAATCTGAATCTGATGCAGAGCCAGGTGCAGATTCACACAAAG ATGAGGTTGAGACCGACGAGGATTCCGATGATGCGTCAGAGTCCATGGCGAAAG ATGACGAtatggatgatgatgatgacatggATGGGGCAGAAACAATGGCTCCAGATTCAGAAG CTGTTCCAGCTGACATTCTGGACCAACCAGACCAACAGGATTACATGACACAGGGTGACTCTCACG GCGCTGATGCACCGGCCGCCCAGTCTTAG
- the LOC120022619 gene encoding otolith matrix protein OMM-64-like isoform X3, with the protein MLSRTLIVPLIFTLAGLALSAPITDGTEGDNDGAKDGGGPTGSPVVAAAAGDSVGTTDGTDSSKELAGDVSSSDTSTDTSNVDTSVETPGSPDGPDAPAEAAGSQDTTDAAADVDKSPEDNSTDSPEDNSTESPEDNSTESPDSDSTESPDSDSKESPESDSTESPESDNTDEALTDVQADSDVTSDDTEEATETDKDDDKSDDKSDSEDADGKDTAGEEEMLDNDSADAATDKDDSDEDKDIELDGKAPAEEKDSAEDTETEEAADSDSKQDDADSDTKDDKPDKDDKKDSTDDSKDSDSSDDHKESSEEEARIPEEEPEHQEIEEKDSESQQDTSEENDKPDKEDEKDSDSSDDSKDSSEADVQFSEEEPKQQEMDMKDRGDVGEQQASPEDNIEEGSPVGSQEFEPLQDSEEEAELESKKEGKLEEAEKEELDAEMNLDTTESDSKEDSKEDSKDDSKEDSKDDSKDDSKDDSKDDSKDDSKEDSKEDSKDDSKDDSKDDSKEDSKEDSKEDSKNEIKDESEDKTEADADSNSKEDIGTSDAPQPQEDDSEEDTEVQPEDTDDSMMKEPKDSDDADKDDMDKDASDSEDDKSESDAEPGADSHKDEVETDEDSDDASESMAKDDDMDDDDDMDGAETMAPDSEGADAPAAQS; encoded by the exons ATGCTGTCACG AACGTTGATTGTTCCTTTGATCTTTACTTTGGCTGGTCTTGCTCTCTCAGCCCCCATTACTG ATGGAACAGAGGGAGACAATGATG GTGCCAAAGATGGCGGAGGCCCCACTGGCAGCCCGGTAGTTGCAGCAGCAGCTGGAGACTCTGTAG GGACCACAGATGGGACTGACTCTAGTAAAGAGCTGGCTGGAG ATGTGAGTAGCAGTGATACATCCACAGACACAAGCA ATGTAGATACCAGCGTGGAAACCCCAGGCAGTCCTGATGGCCCTGATGCCCCAG CTGAAGCAGCGGGCAGCCAAGATACAACTGATGCAGCTG CAGATGTGGATAAGTCTCCAGAAGATAACTCCACAGACTCTCCAGAAGATAACTCCACAGAGTCTCCAGAAGATAACTCCACAGAGTCTCCTGACAGTGACTCCACAGAGTCTCCTGACAGTGACTCCAAAGAGTCTCCTGAAAGTGACTCCACAGAGTCTCCTGAAAGTGACAACACAG ATGAAGCGCTGACAGACGTGCAAGCTGACTCTG ACGTGACCAGTGATGACACGGAGGAGGCCACGGAGACAGACAAAGATGATGACAAGAGTGACGACAAGAGTGACTCAG AGGATGCAGATGGGAAGGATACTGCAGGCGAAGAAGAAATGTTAGATAATGACTCTGCAG ATGCTGCCACAGACAAAGACGATAGTGATGAGGATAAGGACATTGAACTAGATGGTAAGGCCCCTGCAGAAGAGAAGGACAGCGcagaagacacagagacagaggaagcGGCGGATAGCGACAGCAAACAAGACGACGCAGACTCAGACACTAAGGATGACAAGCCAGACAAAGATGACAAGAAAGACAGCACAGATGACAGCAAAGACAGCGACAGCTCAGATGACCACAAAGAGAGCAGCGAAGAAGAGGCCCGGATTCCAGAGGAGGAACCAGAGCACCAGGAAATAGAAGAAAAGGACAGCGAGAGCCAACAGGACACCTCAGAAGAAAACGACAAGCCAGACAAAGAAGATGAGAAAGACAGCGACAGCTCAGACGACAGCAAAGACAGCAGCGAAGCGGATGTCCAGTTCTCGGAGGAGGAACCAAAGCAGCAGGAAATGGACATGAAGGACAGAGGTGACGTGGGGGAACAGCAGGCCAGCCCTGAAGACAACATCGAGGAGGGAAGCCCTGTAGGGAGCCAAGAATTTGAGCCTCTACAGGATTCGGAGGAGGAGGCGGAGCTGGAGTCAAAAAAGGAGGGGAAGCTGGAGGAGGCAGAGAAGGAGGAGCTGGATGCGGAGATGAACCTAGACACAACAGAGTCCGACAGTAAGGAGGACAGTAAGGAGGACAGTAAGGATGACAGTAAGGAGGACAGTAAGGATGACAGTAAGGATGACAGTAAGGATGACAGTAAGGATGACAGTAAGGATGACAGTAAGGAGGACAGTAAGGAGGACAGTAAGGATGACAGTAAGGATGACAGTAAGGATGACAGTAAGGAGGACAGTAAGGAGGACAGTAAGGAGGACAGTAAGAATGAGATTAAGGATGAGAGTGAGGATAAGACTGAGGCTGACGCAGACTCCAACAGCAAGGAGGACATTGGGACCAGCGATGCCCCTCAACCACAAGAAGATGACAGTGAAGAGGACACTGAAGTCCAGCCAGAGGACACTGATGATAGCATGATGAAGGAGCCCAAAG ATTCTGATGATGCTGACAAAGATGATATGGACAAGGATGCCTCTG ACTCGGAGGATGACAAATCTGAATCTGATGCAGAGCCAGGTGCAGATTCACACAAAG ATGAGGTTGAGACCGACGAGGATTCCGATGATGCGTCAGAGTCCATGGCGAAAG ATGACGAtatggatgatgatgatgacatggATGGGGCAGAAACAATGGCTCCAGATTCAGAAG GCGCTGATGCACCGGCCGCCCAGTCTTAG
- the LOC120022619 gene encoding otolith matrix protein OMM-64-like isoform X1, with translation MLSRTLIVPLIFTLAGLALSAPITDGTEGDNDGAKDGGGPTGSPVVAAAAGDSVGTTDGTDSSKELAGDVSSSDTSTDTSNVDTSVETPGSPDGPDAPAEAAGSQDTTDAAADVDKSPEDNSTDSPEDNSTESPEDNSTESPDSDSTESPDSDSKESPESDSTESPESDNTDEALTDVQADSDVTSDDTEEATETDKDDDKSDDKSDSEDADGKDTAGEEEMLDNDSADAATDKDDSDEDKDIELDGKAPAEEKDSAEDTETEEAADSDSKQDDADSDTKDDKPDKDDKKDSTDDSKDSDSSDDHKESSEEEARIPEEEPEHQEIEEKDSESQQDTSEENDKPDKEDEKDSDSSDDSKDSSEADVQFSEEEPKQQEMDMKDRGDVGEQQASPEDNIEEGSPVGSQEFEPLQDSEEEAELESKKEGKLEEAEKEELDAEMNLDTTESDSKEDSKEDSKDDSKEDSKDDSKDDSKDDSKDDSKDDSKEDSKEDSKDDSKDDSKDDSKEDSKEDSKEDSKNEIKDESEDKTEADADSNSKEDIGTSDAPQPQEDDSEEDTEVQPEDTDDSMMKEPKDSDDADKDDMDKDASDSEDDKSESDAEPGADSHKDEVETDEDSDDASESMAKDDDMDDDDDMDGAETMAPDSEAVPADILDQPDQQDYMTQGDSHGADAPAAQS, from the exons ATGCTGTCACG AACGTTGATTGTTCCTTTGATCTTTACTTTGGCTGGTCTTGCTCTCTCAGCCCCCATTACTG ATGGAACAGAGGGAGACAATGATG GTGCCAAAGATGGCGGAGGCCCCACTGGCAGCCCGGTAGTTGCAGCAGCAGCTGGAGACTCTGTAG GGACCACAGATGGGACTGACTCTAGTAAAGAGCTGGCTGGAG ATGTGAGTAGCAGTGATACATCCACAGACACAAGCA ATGTAGATACCAGCGTGGAAACCCCAGGCAGTCCTGATGGCCCTGATGCCCCAG CTGAAGCAGCGGGCAGCCAAGATACAACTGATGCAGCTG CAGATGTGGATAAGTCTCCAGAAGATAACTCCACAGACTCTCCAGAAGATAACTCCACAGAGTCTCCAGAAGATAACTCCACAGAGTCTCCTGACAGTGACTCCACAGAGTCTCCTGACAGTGACTCCAAAGAGTCTCCTGAAAGTGACTCCACAGAGTCTCCTGAAAGTGACAACACAG ATGAAGCGCTGACAGACGTGCAAGCTGACTCTG ACGTGACCAGTGATGACACGGAGGAGGCCACGGAGACAGACAAAGATGATGACAAGAGTGACGACAAGAGTGACTCAG AGGATGCAGATGGGAAGGATACTGCAGGCGAAGAAGAAATGTTAGATAATGACTCTGCAG ATGCTGCCACAGACAAAGACGATAGTGATGAGGATAAGGACATTGAACTAGATGGTAAGGCCCCTGCAGAAGAGAAGGACAGCGcagaagacacagagacagaggaagcGGCGGATAGCGACAGCAAACAAGACGACGCAGACTCAGACACTAAGGATGACAAGCCAGACAAAGATGACAAGAAAGACAGCACAGATGACAGCAAAGACAGCGACAGCTCAGATGACCACAAAGAGAGCAGCGAAGAAGAGGCCCGGATTCCAGAGGAGGAACCAGAGCACCAGGAAATAGAAGAAAAGGACAGCGAGAGCCAACAGGACACCTCAGAAGAAAACGACAAGCCAGACAAAGAAGATGAGAAAGACAGCGACAGCTCAGACGACAGCAAAGACAGCAGCGAAGCGGATGTCCAGTTCTCGGAGGAGGAACCAAAGCAGCAGGAAATGGACATGAAGGACAGAGGTGACGTGGGGGAACAGCAGGCCAGCCCTGAAGACAACATCGAGGAGGGAAGCCCTGTAGGGAGCCAAGAATTTGAGCCTCTACAGGATTCGGAGGAGGAGGCGGAGCTGGAGTCAAAAAAGGAGGGGAAGCTGGAGGAGGCAGAGAAGGAGGAGCTGGATGCGGAGATGAACCTAGACACAACAGAGTCCGACAGTAAGGAGGACAGTAAGGAGGACAGTAAGGATGACAGTAAGGAGGACAGTAAGGATGACAGTAAGGATGACAGTAAGGATGACAGTAAGGATGACAGTAAGGATGACAGTAAGGAGGACAGTAAGGAGGACAGTAAGGATGACAGTAAGGATGACAGTAAGGATGACAGTAAGGAGGACAGTAAGGAGGACAGTAAGGAGGACAGTAAGAATGAGATTAAGGATGAGAGTGAGGATAAGACTGAGGCTGACGCAGACTCCAACAGCAAGGAGGACATTGGGACCAGCGATGCCCCTCAACCACAAGAAGATGACAGTGAAGAGGACACTGAAGTCCAGCCAGAGGACACTGATGATAGCATGATGAAGGAGCCCAAAG ATTCTGATGATGCTGACAAAGATGATATGGACAAGGATGCCTCTG ACTCGGAGGATGACAAATCTGAATCTGATGCAGAGCCAGGTGCAGATTCACACAAAG ATGAGGTTGAGACCGACGAGGATTCCGATGATGCGTCAGAGTCCATGGCGAAAG ATGACGAtatggatgatgatgatgacatggATGGGGCAGAAACAATGGCTCCAGATTCAGAAG CTGTTCCAGCTGACATTCTGGACCAACCAGACCAACAGGATTACATGACACAGGGTGACTCTCACG GCGCTGATGCACCGGCCGCCCAGTCTTAG